The Canis lupus dingo isolate Sandy chromosome 4, ASM325472v2, whole genome shotgun sequence genome contains a region encoding:
- the RHOU gene encoding rho-related GTP-binding protein RhoU, whose translation MPPQQGDPAFPGRCEAPPVPPRRERGARGGRGPGAPGVRGRAGGAEGRGVKCVLVGDGAVGKTSLVVSYTTNGYPTEYIPTAFDNFSAVVSVDGRPVRLQLCDTAGQDEFDKLRPLCYTNTDIFLLCFSVVSPSSFQNVSEKWIPEIRCHCPKAPIILVGTQSDLREDVKVLIELDKCKEKPVPEEAAKLCAEEMKAASYIECSALTQKNLKEVFDAAIVAGIQYSDTQQQPKKSKSRTPDKMKNLSKSWWKKYCCFV comes from the exons ATGCCCCCGCAGCAGGGGGACCCCGCGTTCCCCGGCCGCTGCGAGGCGCCGCCCGTTCCGCCGCGCCGGgagcgcggggcgcgcggggggcgcgggcccggggcgccgGGGGTCCGGGGGCGCGCGGGCGGTGCGGAGGGGCGCGGCGTCAAGTGCGTGCTAGTCGGCGACGGCGCGGTGGGCAAGACCAGCCTGGTGGTGAGCTACACCACCAACGGCTACCCCACCGAGTACATCCCCACCGCCTTCGACAACTTCTCGG CTGTGGTGTCTGTGGACGGCCGGCCTGTGAGACTCCAGCTCTGTGACACTGCCGGACAG GATGAGTTTGACAAACTGAGGCCTCTCTGCTACACCAACACGGACATCTTTCTTCTGTGCTTCAGTGTGGTGAGCCCCTCGTCCTTCCAGAACGTCAGTGAGAAGTGGATACCGGAGATCCGATGCCACTGTCCCAAAGCCCCCATCATCCTCGTTGGAACTCAGTCAGATCTAAGAGAAGATGTCAAAGTCCTTATTGAGCTGGACAAATGCAAAGAGAAGCCCGTGCCTGAAGAGGCGGCTAAGTTGTGTGCCGAGGAAATGAAAGCTGCCTCTTACATCGAGTGTTCGGCCTTGACTCAGAAAAACCTCAAAGAGGTCTTTGACGCGGCCATCGTTGCTGGCATTCAGTACTCGGACACTCAGCAACAGCCAAAGAAGTCCAAAAGCAGGACTCCAGACAAAATGAAAAACCTCTCCAAGTCCTGGTGGAAGAAGTACTGCTGTTTCGTATGA